One segment of Nostoc flagelliforme CCNUN1 DNA contains the following:
- a CDS encoding NACHT domain-containing protein, translated as MNFSPDPIFQSSTPPPLSQTIKDLPEVLFTIKVTFDLALSVVNNFVFTKKGRYLSEAEIIVMMGAWDDDDYEEIANNSTYSLNYLQRGIAPRLWDLLSETIGHGERVGKKNLRKILEQITEEYYVQSAPDKQEKFPVNHSIEVKGRRPYDISNFYGRTEELAQIKELIVKQRCVILVGVAGIGKSALATKLTEELSTKSQSRFDCLIWKSVAYAPSLQDLVGDLLELVQSSEPELGLPKYTQAMISVLIKQLQSRRYLLILDGFEALFQRNVFHERLEYSLFFRRLIEELDQSSLLLTSRALPDEFDDLITAGHPIQEMKIEGLDMDAAMQLLSAKGLADKENCSQLIKIYRGNPSEMEAVVSRINRFFAGNIKRFIEKKTTFLSRKFETMLNQMFGQILSQIEQQVLIYIAEEMLLNSNPVSFTKLLDDVKQRQKASVSTLELIKAIEKLERQSLVESIKDPITKEISFNLQPLIKKYIEIDPLGLIHTPDISSDLAIAS; from the coding sequence ATGAATTTTAGTCCTGATCCAATATTTCAGTCTTCTACTCCTCCCCCCCTTAGCCAAACAATAAAGGATCTTCCGGAAGTACTTTTTACGATAAAAGTAACTTTTGACCTAGCTTTGTCTGTAGTAAATAATTTCGTGTTTACTAAGAAAGGTAGATACCTATCTGAGGCTGAAATCATTGTCATGATGGGTGCGTGGGATGACGATGACTACGAGGAGATAGCAAATAACTCAACTTACAGCCTTAACTACTTACAAAGAGGGATAGCTCCTCGACTATGGGATCTACTCTCCGAAACGATTGGACATGGTGAACGGGTTGGTAAAAAGAATTTGCGAAAAATTCTAGAACAAATTACTGAAGAGTATTATGTTCAATCTGCGCCAGATAAACAGGAAAAATTTCCTGTTAACCATTCTATAGAAGTCAAAGGACGTAGACCCTATGATATATCTAATTTTTATGGACGAACAGAAGAATTAGCCCAAATAAAGGAACTAATAGTTAAGCAACGCTGCGTAATACTAGTAGGAGTAGCAGGAATTGGCAAAAGTGCATTAGCAACAAAACTTACGGAAGAACTTAGTACAAAATCTCAATCCAGGTTTGATTGCTTAATTTGGAAATCAGTGGCATACGCGCCGTCACTCCAAGATTTAGTAGGTGATCTACTAGAACTAGTGCAATCCTCAGAGCCTGAATTAGGCTTGCCTAAATATACTCAGGCAATGATATCGGTTTTGATTAAGCAGTTACAATCACGTCGTTATCTGCTAATACTAGACGGGTTTGAAGCTTTGTTTCAAAGAAATGTGTTTCATGAGCGGTTAGAGTACAGCTTATTTTTCCGTCGATTAATAGAGGAGCTAGATCAAAGCAGCTTGCTTTTAACGAGTCGAGCTTTACCTGATGAGTTTGATGATTTGATAACAGCAGGACATCCTATCCAAGAGATGAAGATAGAAGGTTTAGATATGGATGCAGCAATGCAGCTTCTATCTGCTAAAGGATTAGCTGACAAAGAAAATTGCAGTCAATTAATTAAAATTTATCGTGGAAATCCTTCAGAGATGGAGGCGGTGGTTAGTCGAATCAATCGTTTTTTTGCTGGAAACATCAAAAGATTTATTGAAAAGAAAACGACGTTTCTTAGCCGCAAGTTTGAAACAATGCTCAACCAAATGTTCGGACAAATCTTGAGTCAAATTGAGCAACAAGTTTTGATTTATATAGCTGAAGAAATGCTATTAAATTCAAATCCTGTTAGCTTCACAAAACTATTAGATGATGTCAAACAGAGACAAAAAGCATCTGTTTCAACTTTAGAGTTAATAAAAGCAATAGAAAAGCTTGAAAGACAGTCTCTAGTGGAAAGTATCAAAGATCCTATCACAAAAGAAATTAGCTTTAATTTGCAACCACTCATTAAAAAGTATATTGAGATAGACCCACTTGGATTAATACATACACCTGACATATCATCAGATTTAGCGATTGCATCTTAA